The DNA sequence TCGGACTCCGCATCACGCCTCCGCCTCGAGCCTTGAAAGACAAGATTCTGTCGTCCTGTGTATCGCCCCTTGCCGCTGAGTCTGAGCCCCCATCATCCTCTCAACCAAGTCTTCAGCCGGGTGAGTGGATGAACCATCTTTTTCCGCCGTCATCCCCGCCGGCCACATCATTCGGGTGGGTGTTGGGTATCGTCGTCTGTGTGGTTCTGATCATCCTGGTATGTGTCGGTTGGAACTCCTCCACTCACATGACCGAAGACAGGGAAAAGTTGGCTCAGCTGCAATCTCAATCGGAGGAAACCGGCTCTCAGCTGGCGGCTCTCCGACAGCAGCTTGATGAAGGAGCGGAACTACTCGCTCAAACCCGAGAGGAACTGCAGCGCCGCATGGCTGAACTGGGAGAGGTCAAAGATCAGTTGATTCAGCGAGAAGCCGAGCTGGAAGAACTGAGAACACTGTTGGCCGAGGGAAGCGGGCGACCGCCGCGAATCCCCTAGCGGAAGCTGAAAAGGTCGCCGGCGGCGTTCCCCGCCTTGCCGAAGCGGTTTCGCAGCGCACGCAACTTCTTACCTGCTCAGGAAGCCGGTCCGCGCTCGCCTCCTTTCCGCTCCTATCCCTCATTTCAGCTCCTATGCTAGCATGCGCTGTGAGCATCAAGGACTCCACGACATTTCCCCCGATGCAGCAAGAACCACGCGATTCCCACTACATGGAGCTGGCGCTCCAGCAGGCCGCTCAGGCCCCTCGCATAGGAGAAGTCCCCATCGGCGCAGTGCTCGTGCGCAACCACGAAGTGATCGCGGCTGGTCACAACTATCGGGAGATTTCGCAGGACCCGACAGCGCATGCGGAAATGATCGTGATCCGCAAAGCCGCGGAGCGATTACGGACGTGGCGGCTTTCAGACACGATCCTGTACGTCACCCTGGAACCTTGCGCCATGTGTGCCGGCGCGATCGTGCAATCTCGCATTGCGCGGCTTGTCTTCGGAGCGTGGGACCCCAAAGCCGGCGCGTGCGGATCGATCTTCGATATTCCAACCGAACGCCGGCTCAACCATCGAGTACACGTGAGGGGGGGATTGCTCGAACAGGAGAGCTGCGTACTCTTGCAGGAGTTTTTTCGGGCCAGGCGAGATACTCTTTCGGAGCGGAACAGTCCCCAAAAACGAACCTCCTAGCACCGAAACGCAAACAGTGAACCTTTGCGCATGGGGTTGATTCGCATGACGCCGGCTCGCATTCCTGGAATGGGAGCCGGCGCGTATCACGATCGAATCAGGCAGGCACCATCGGAGAGGATGGCTGTCCAACTAGAAGCTCATCGATTTCCGATGCATCCAGCACTTCTTTTTCCAGAAGCGCTTCGGCCAATGCCTGCAAACTCGGCATCTGTTCGGTCAGGACCCGTTTGGCCCGCTCGTAGTTTTCCGTGACGAGGCGGGTGATTTCTCGATCGATCTCCCGCGCCATGTCCTGACTGACCTCGCGCGTGGTCCCCAAGGAGCGGCCGAGAAACATCGATTCCTCTTTCCGCCCAAACACGAGCGGCCCCAGCGTTTCACTCATGCCCCATTCGCAGACCATTTGGCGCGCCAGGGCCGTCGCGCGCTCCAAATCGTTGCCGGCGCCGGTCGTGATCTGGTTGAACACCAGTTCTTCCGCGACTCTGCCGCCCATGAGAATCGCGAGCGTGTTGTACACAAACTCTTTGGAATAATTGTGGCGGTCGTCGGTCGGCAATTGCATGGTCACACCCAGCGCGCGGCCTCGCGGAACGATCGACACTTTGTGCACGGGATCGGTGCCCGGCAGCAGTTTGGCCATCAAGGCATGGCCCGCCTCGTGATAGGCCGTGACCCGTTTTTCCTCGTCCGTGAGCACCATGCTTTTGCGCTCAGGGCCCATCACGATCTTGTCCTTCGCCATGTCGAAATCCACGACCCCGACTTCGGTTTTGTTCTGTCGAGCGGCCCAGAGCGCGGCCTCGTTGACCAAGTTTTCCAAGTCGGCGCCCGAGAACCCGGGCGTCCCGCGCGCGATCTTCTCCAGGTCCACGTTTGCGGCCACCGGCACTTTTTTCGTATGGACCTTCAGAATCTCCGCGCGGCCCCGGAGGTCCGGCGGATTCACCACCACTTGCCGGTCGAATCGGCCCGGCCTCAGCAGCGCCGGGTCGAGCACATCCGGCCGATTGGTCGCGGCGACCAGGATGACGCCCTCCGTCGTATCAAATCCGTCCATTTCGACCAGCAACTGATTGAGCGTTTGCTCGCGTTCATCGTTTCCGCCGCCGAGCCCCGCTCCCCGTGACCGTCCGACGGCGTCGATCTCATCGATGAAAATGATGCAGGGAGCCTGCTTTTTCGCTTGCTCGAACATATCCCGCACGCGAGAGGCCCCGACGCCCACGAACATTTCCACAAAATCCGACCCGCTGATGCTGAAGAAGGGCACGCCCGCCTCGCCGGCGATCGCCTTGGCCAATAAGGTCTTGCCGGTGCCGGGCGGGCCCACCACCAAGACCCCCTTGGGAATGCGCCCGCCGAGTTTCTGGAACTTTCGCGGGTCCTTCAGAAATTCGACCGTTTCCTGCACTTCTTCTTTCGCCTCATCGATTCCCGCCACATCGGAAAAGGTCACCTTTTTCCGATCATCGGTCAGCATGCGGGCCCTGCTCTTCACGAGGGACAGGGCCTGGTTCCCCGGCTGCATCCGGCGCATGAAGAACACCCACAGGCCGAGGAAGAGCACGAACGGCCCCCACGTCATGAGCACATTGATATACCAAGGGCTTTCCTCCGGGGGTTTGACCTCAATCTGAACAGCTTTCTCCCGCAGCGCCTGGACAAAATCAGGATAGTCCGCCGAGTAGGTGCGAAGTCGGGTGTTATCTTGTAAAACGCCGCTGATATGATGGCCCCTGATGATGACCTTGGCGACGTCGCCCTTGTCGAGTTTCGCCATGAAGTCGCTGAAAATCACCTGTTCCTCTACTCCTGCGCGCGTCGGCATGTTCCATAGGTTGAGCAGCAAGAGAAGGAACAGGCCTAATACCGTCCACAACATCAGTTTTTGGGTCTTGGTATTCAAGGGCA is a window from the Candidatus Nitrospira nitrificans genome containing:
- a CDS encoding coiled-coil domain-containing protein translates to MTHDQLEAAVPLYAAGALERIERRALETHLLSGCISCHSTLKEYQSVAVTLPFGLRITPPPRALKDKILSSCVSPLAAESEPPSSSQPSLQPGEWMNHLFPPSSPPATSFGWVLGIVVCVVLIILVCVGWNSSTHMTEDREKLAQLQSQSEETGSQLAALRQQLDEGAELLAQTREELQRRMAELGEVKDQLIQREAELEELRTLLAEGSGRPPRIP
- the tadA gene encoding tRNA adenosine(34) deaminase TadA; translated protein: MQQEPRDSHYMELALQQAAQAPRIGEVPIGAVLVRNHEVIAAGHNYREISQDPTAHAEMIVIRKAAERLRTWRLSDTILYVTLEPCAMCAGAIVQSRIARLVFGAWDPKAGACGSIFDIPTERRLNHRVHVRGGLLEQESCVLLQEFFRARRDTLSERNSPQKRTS
- the ftsH gene encoding ATP-dependent zinc metalloprotease FtsH, which encodes MNTKTQKLMLWTVLGLFLLLLLNLWNMPTRAGVEEQVIFSDFMAKLDKGDVAKVIIRGHHISGVLQDNTRLRTYSADYPDFVQALREKAVQIEVKPPEESPWYINVLMTWGPFVLFLGLWVFFMRRMQPGNQALSLVKSRARMLTDDRKKVTFSDVAGIDEAKEEVQETVEFLKDPRKFQKLGGRIPKGVLVVGPPGTGKTLLAKAIAGEAGVPFFSISGSDFVEMFVGVGASRVRDMFEQAKKQAPCIIFIDEIDAVGRSRGAGLGGGNDEREQTLNQLLVEMDGFDTTEGVILVAATNRPDVLDPALLRPGRFDRQVVVNPPDLRGRAEILKVHTKKVPVAANVDLEKIARGTPGFSGADLENLVNEAALWAARQNKTEVGVVDFDMAKDKIVMGPERKSMVLTDEEKRVTAYHEAGHALMAKLLPGTDPVHKVSIVPRGRALGVTMQLPTDDRHNYSKEFVYNTLAILMGGRVAEELVFNQITTGAGNDLERATALARQMVCEWGMSETLGPLVFGRKEESMFLGRSLGTTREVSQDMAREIDREITRLVTENYERAKRVLTEQMPSLQALAEALLEKEVLDASEIDELLVGQPSSPMVPA